Proteins encoded in a region of the Ptychodera flava strain L36383 chromosome 4, AS_Pfla_20210202, whole genome shotgun sequence genome:
- the LOC139130579 gene encoding sushi, von Willebrand factor type A, EGF and pentraxin domain-containing protein 1-like encodes MRALKMFAVAKTLIIVAVIFTPATGQDSEMSVEEQEEISQESLAILSKFEPYQATISDVVFLVDDSGSIGAPNFHFEIDFIRHVSTIFSVSEDEIRVAVVTYSDPEKIVRRIDYIGNPVGKNKCSLLNDLSTIPYTGGWTDTRGALVEARNILQQARPSAKRLIVLLTDGQSNRGDPIPDAENIRSSGIGIVAIGVGNINEDELNGIATSENVFTLDKLSDIEKLAQRIKNDVKETTWDLSVGGNSCNSLCTEGYDCCDALATCSCGTRSGVHQCACQPGYSGNGFKDQCTACPRGTYKEKYGYLDCTPCPANSNTDQTGSTSISQCQCKTGYTGQPGQNCTIIRCPALSAPPGGYVTRCDNSYNNKCYFKCDRNRYRPTPGGAAERTCLENGQWSGSPFTCTKITCNALLTPLNGNKVCDSQDNAIGTQCTFTCDSGYDLIGTTDLRCQMNNGVEVKTCPPLDGNKLIKIRPASCQTTPMRYQSVCLYECKNGYKFHGNDTTECLATGMWSGAKSARMCNDNEAPQVISCPSNIEIQSSSLKTNVTWELPVFEDNSGHVTVHGDRQSGSEFYWGPPAHVSYRAWDQADNVAFCNFTVTVKQHSCPYESPPKNGALSCETWLGGQFCTVSCQSKCDFVFEPEAIYYCKQDRARQAGVWRPAPIVPRGGRDFMFPWPDCAIYLIKKLIAGGRTETNLHRPKYT; translated from the exons ATGCGTGCGCTGAAGATGTTTGCCGTTGCAAAGACATTGATTATAGTTGCCGTGATTTTCACGCCAGCGACGGGGCAAGATTCAGAGATGTCTGTTGAAGAGCAGGAGGAGATAAGTCAAGAGAGTCTAGCGATTTTATCTAAATTTGAACCCTACCAGGCTACCATAAGCGATGTCGTATTCCTAGTCGACGACTCCGGTAGCATTGGCGCACCAAACTTTCATTTCGAAATCGATTTCATCCGACATGTCTCCACGATATTTAGTGTATCGGAAGATGAAATCCGTGTTGCTGTGGTAACGTACTCCGATCCTGAAAAGATAGTCCGCCGCATTGATTACATAGGGAACCCGGTCGGTAAGAATAAATGTTCCTTGTTGAATGATTTGAGCACGATACCGTACACAGGTGGTTGGACTGATACACGGGGAGCTCTCGTTGAAGCTCGGAACATTTTACAACAGGCTAGACCATCAGCTAAAAG GCTTATCGTACTGTTGACTGATGGACAGTCGAATCGAGGCGATCCCATACCAGACGCAGAAAATATTCGAAGCAGCGGCATCGGCATCGTTGCAATTGGCGTTGGGAACATTAATGAGGATGAACTCAATGGCATAGCCACTAGCGAAAACGTTTTCACTCTGGACAAATTGTCAGACATCGAGAAACTTGCTCAACGTATTAAAAATG ATGTAAAGGAGACAACGTGGGATTTGTCCGTCGGTGGAAATTCTTGCAATAGTCTCTGTACAGAGGGTTATGACTGCTGCGATGCCCTCGCCACCTGTTCTTGTGGAACTCGCAGTGGTGTACACCAATGCGCATGTCAGCCAGGTTACTCTGGTAACGGTTTCAAAGATCAATGCACAG CGTGTCCCCGTGGAACCTACAAAGAGAAGTATGGTTATCTCGACTGTACACCTTGTCCTGCaaactcaaacactgatcagaCCGGAAGTACGTCAATCAGTCAGTGTCAGTGTAAAACTGGATACACCGGACAACCAGGTCAAAATTGTACAA TTATTCGATGTCCGGCGTTAAGTGCTCCCCCCGGTGGTTACGTCACACGATGCGACAACTCGTACAACAACAAATGCTATTTCAAGTGTGACAGGAACAGGTATCGTCCAACACCTGGTGGCGCTGCCGAACGCACGTGCCTTGAGAATGGCCAATGGTCTGGTAGCCCGTTCACTTGTACCA AAATCACATGTAACGCGTTATTGACGCCTCTCAACGGCAACAAAGTGTGTGATTCTCAGGACAATGCTATCGGGACACAGTGCACATTTACTTGCGACAGTGGATATGATTTGATCGGTACAACTGATTTGAGATGTCAAATGAATAACGGAGTCGAAG TCAAAACATGCCCACCTCTCGACGGAAACAAACTCATTAAAATCAGACCAGCGTCGTGTCAAACTACCCCAATGCGATACCAATCAGTGTGTCTTTATGAGTGTAAAAATGGTTACAAGTTCCATGGCAACGACACCACCGAATGCCTAGCAACGGGGATGTGGTCAGGGGCGAAATCTGCAAGAATGTGTAACG ACAATGAAGCCCCGCAAGTGATCTCCTGTCCATCGAACATCGAGATTCAAAGCTCATCTTTAAAGACCAATGTTACCTGGGAACTCCCTGTCTTCGAAGACAATTCTGGACACGTGACTGTGCACGGGGATCGCCAGTCTGGATCAGAATTCTACTGGGGACCACCTGCGCATGTCTCCTACAGAGCCTGGGATCAGGCAGACAACGTTGCTTTCTGTAATTTCACTGTCACTGTGAAAC AACACTCATGTCCTTACGAGTCACCGCCGAAAAATGGCGCTCTATCTTGTGAAACGTGGCTCGGCGGTCAGTTTTGTACGGTGTCCTGTCAGAGTAAATGCGACTTCGTCTTTGAACCCGAGGCAATCTATTACTGCAAGCAAGATCGAGCACGCCAGGCTGGTGTGTGGAGACCAGCACCCATAGTACCGAGAGGTGGTAGAGATTTCATGTTTCCTTGGCCTGATTGTGCGA TATATCTGATCAAGAAATTAATAGCAGGAGGAAGAACAGAAACCAACCTGCATCGTCCAAAATATACTTAA
- the LOC139130798 gene encoding sushi, von Willebrand factor type A, EGF and pentraxin domain-containing protein 1-like, translating into MIVSEIQMSVARGLYRDIITNNTGINTLPSDEPEFLQETDIQPECQIGQIPRNDSCLTCPPGTYQDADSDNCEACAVGWYQDRKAATACERCPVGTSTDGEKSTSLRDCKHFCQPGTYSTTGLETCISCPRGTYQGNNGSTSCVACDGGLPTWTEGAVSMDFCKAVCEMGSYSDTGYAPCIPCPRGTYQPMAMSKDCIPCDEGLTTHSDGAHAVQYCQAVDTCDLFPCLNNATCIGSAQERTCHCLPGYGDKDCGTNIDDCAEGLCQNNGTCIDDINDFHCLCPQGFAGTNCHINIDECQSYPCLNGGSCYDRINSYICKCRPGYTGQNCEINYFDCASSPCQNGGTCFDLAQNFTCCCPPGYDGHLCEKEIDHCLSSPCQNGGLCRSGFNNYSCKCMPGFAGAKCEVNIDDCEVSNCTNGATCLDLINSYLCTCGIGYTGVYCEVEIAIDFSFNFQSAQSTDYAMIDDIPDLYDVTMSFWMRTDDKSSYGTPFSYAHAEGAAGSVMDNALTLQDYNSFVLFINGEPIYTDFRANGNNLWHHVTVTWESSSGSWKFLFDSQVIRSGTGLQQGQLISGGGVLVIGQEQDGVGSLFNAAESYVGELTQVNLWDYAMTLEEVNTLYAGCNEMGNVLAWIQLKHNIYGNVLVEEPSSLCGNRDNCANDPCRNGGICKDLTDDHQCICPDGYGGKNCQTIEDVCLSAVCQNGGSCRRQGEASSCVCLPGFSGQHCEMVISMCLNNPCQNGGVCELKHGTPVCSCERGFVGRFCQYDIDECRHQNGGCSHLCFNTLVPFTAHVRTTLPFWLITKHVTSCRSVRIKTYFTPLKKYGMMDAPNADVKMGLPSVMINGVQPSHVRRDSIHTTHRENVAVPVFKIRKRAP; encoded by the exons ATGATAGTATCGGAAATACAGATGAGTGTAGCGCGGGGATTGTATCGGGACATCATCACCAACAACACTGGAATTAATACACTGCCATCGGATGAACCTGAGTTCCTACAAGAGACAGATATTCAACCTGAATGTCAAATCGGACAGATTCCAAGAAACGATTCGTGTC TCACCTGCCCACCAGGAACTTACCAAGACGCGGATTCAGACAACTGCGAGGCATGCGCTGTAGGATGGTATCAAGACAGGAAGGCTGCCACGGCGTGTGAGCGATGCCCCGTTGGAACTTCCACCGACGGTGAAAAGTCAACGTCACTGAGGGACTGCAAAC ATTTCTGCCAACCGGGTACATACTCAACCACCGGTCTCGAAACATGTATTTCATGCCCTCGAGGTACATACCAGGGCAATAATGGCAGTACATCCTGTGTAGCATGCGATGGTGGGCTACCAACATGGACAGAGGGCGCTGTGTCCATGGATTTCTGCAAAG CTGTCTGCGAAATGGGCAGCTACTCAGATACTGGTTATGCACCATGTATTCCGTGTCCACGTGGTACGTATCAGCCAATGGCAATGAGTAAAGACTGTATACCGTGTGATGAAGGATTAACCACACACTCCGATGGAGCTCACGCTGTCCAATACTGCCAAG ccGTAGATACATGTGACCTATTCCCATGCCTAAACAACGCAACGTGCATCGGCTCAGCCCAAGAGCGTACATGTCACTGCCTACCAGGTTATGGAGATAAGGACTGTGGTACAAACATTGATGACTGTGCGGAAGGACTTTGTCAGAACAATGGTACCTGTATTGATGATATCAACGACTTTCACTGTCTCTGTCCACAGGGCTTTGCTGGTACAAACTGTCACATTAACATCGATGAGTGTCAATCAT atCCCTGTTTGAATGGTGGTAGCTGTTACGACCGAATAAACAGCTATATATGCAAATGCAGACCTGGTTATACTGGACAGAATTGCGAGATAAACTACTTCGACTGTGCCTCAAGCCCATGTCAAAATGGAGGAACTTGTTTTGACTTGGCTCAG AATTTTACATGCTGTTGCCCGCCGGGATACGACGGTCATCTGTGCGAGAAAGAAATCGACCATTGCCTGTCCTCTCCTTGTCAAAATGGCGGACTTTGTAGGAGTGGCTTTAATAACTACAGCTGCAAATGCATGCCGGGATTCGCTGGAGCGAAATGTGAAGTGAACATAGATGACTGTGAAGTTAGTAATTGCACAAATGGCGCCACTTGCCTCGATTTGATTAACTCCTATTTGTGTACATGCGGCATCGGATACACAGGAGTTTATTGCGAAGTCG AGATCGCAATCGATTTCAGCTTCAATTTCCAAAGTGCTCAAAGTACGGATTATGCAATGATAGATGACATACCCGATCTCTATGACGTCACGATGTCATTTTGGATGAGAACAGATGACAAGTCATCGTATGGTACACCTTTCTCATACGCCCACGCTGAGGGAGCCGCTGGTTCAGTGATGGACAATGCTCTAACCTTACAAGATTACAACAGTTTTGTATTATTCATTAACGGGGAACCAATTTATACAGATTTCAGGGCCAACGG AAACAACCTCTGGCACCACGTGACAGTCACATGGGAAAGTTCATCAGGGTCATGGAAGTTTCTCTTTGATAGCCAAGTCATTCGCAGTGGTACAGGACTCCAACAAGGACAGCTGATTAGCGGTGGTGGTGTCTTGGTCATAGGACAGGAACAAGATGGCGTCGGTAGCCTCTTCAATGCAGCTGAGTCCTATGTTGGGGAATTAACACAG gttAATTTATGGGACTATGCTATGACATTGGAAGAAGTAAATACTCTATATGCAGGTTGTAACGAGATGGGCAACGTTCTCGCTTGGATACAGCTTAAGCACAATATCTATGGTAACGTACTTGTTGAAGAACCGTCTTCCCTTTGTGGGA ACCGAGATAATTGCGCCAATGATCCATGCAGAAATGGTGGCATATGCAAAGATCTAACAGACGACCATCAGTGTATATGTCCAGATGGATATGGAGGAAAGAATTGTCAAACCATCGaggatgtctgtctgtctgctgttTGCCAAAATGGTGGATCTTGTCGTCGTCAAGGCGAAGCGTCATCCTGTGTATGCCTCCCAGGGTTCTCTG GTCAACACTGCGAGATGGTGATCTCAATGTGTTTAAATAATCCTTGTCAGAATGGCGGAGTATGTGAACTTAAACATGGTACACCAGTTTGCAGCTGTGAACGCGGCTTTGTCGGGAGATTTTGCCAGTATG ATATTGATGAGTGTCGTCATCAGAACGGTGGATGCAGTCATCTCTGCTTTAATACCCTGGTTCCTTTTACTGCGCATGTCCGAACGACTTTGCCCTTCTGGCTGATAACAAAACATGTCACG AGTTGTCGTTCTGTTCGTATAAAGACGTACTTTACTCC GTTGAAGAAGTATGGTATGATGGATGCTCCGAATGCAGATGTCAAAATGGGACTGCCAAGTGTTATGATAAACGGTGTCCAGCCATCACATGTGCGCAG GGACAGCATCCATACCACGCACCGGGAAAATGTTGCAGTTCCTGTATTCAAG ATTCGGAAACGTGCACCGTGA